A single region of the Rhodococcus sp. W8901 genome encodes:
- a CDS encoding alpha/beta hydrolase, translating to MTQLSEIETTFVGLAAPGQLRAGAGGWPCQGVYHRPRGTRPKVAVIATHYNVDFSQHYLADHLAARGFGFLGWNTRFRNDPLHFLLDRALVDIGVGVRWLLEEMGVESVIILGNSGGCSLMAAYQSHATKPNVVALPGMRPAPGLDDLVPGDAFIALAAHQGRPDVLTSQLDPAVIDENDPTLTDPELDLWNPERERPFTAEFLTRYRAAQRDRNARITAWAKSELRRVAAAGQRDRVFTVARTWADPRFVDPTIDPNGRKPNLCYHGEPEQSNGSTWGLVTSCTLRTWLSMWSQETSQCNAGPHLANISVPGFVVNGDADTGVFPSDAEALLNGLASVDKTAATIPGDHYFDRPTDTRPQVADVISEWIGQRFQL from the coding sequence GTGACACAGCTATCGGAGATCGAGACCACGTTCGTCGGCCTGGCCGCCCCGGGCCAGCTCCGGGCGGGAGCGGGCGGTTGGCCCTGCCAGGGCGTCTACCACCGTCCTCGGGGAACCCGGCCGAAGGTTGCCGTGATCGCAACCCACTACAACGTCGACTTCTCCCAGCACTACCTGGCCGATCATCTGGCCGCACGCGGGTTCGGCTTCTTGGGTTGGAACACGCGGTTCCGCAACGATCCACTGCATTTCCTGCTCGATCGGGCACTCGTCGACATCGGAGTCGGCGTGAGGTGGCTACTCGAGGAGATGGGCGTCGAGTCGGTGATCATCCTCGGTAACTCCGGTGGATGCTCACTGATGGCGGCATACCAGTCGCATGCGACCAAACCGAATGTCGTTGCCCTACCGGGTATGCGACCGGCGCCCGGACTCGACGATCTCGTACCGGGCGACGCCTTCATTGCACTGGCAGCACACCAGGGTCGCCCCGACGTACTGACCAGTCAGCTCGACCCTGCGGTCATCGACGAGAACGACCCCACACTCACCGATCCCGAACTCGATCTGTGGAACCCCGAGCGGGAGAGACCGTTCACAGCCGAGTTCCTCACCCGCTACCGGGCCGCGCAGCGCGACCGCAATGCTCGGATCACTGCGTGGGCCAAGTCCGAGCTGCGGCGCGTCGCCGCCGCCGGTCAGCGCGATCGTGTCTTCACGGTCGCGCGGACATGGGCGGACCCACGATTCGTGGATCCGACCATCGACCCCAACGGTCGCAAGCCGAACCTGTGCTACCACGGTGAGCCCGAGCAGTCGAACGGCTCGACCTGGGGCCTGGTGACGTCGTGCACACTGCGGACATGGCTCTCGATGTGGAGTCAGGAAACTTCGCAGTGCAATGCCGGTCCTCACCTGGCGAACATTTCGGTGCCGGGATTCGTCGTCAACGGTGACGCAGACACCGGGGTGTTCCCCAGCGACGCCGAGGCACTCCTGAACGGCCTTGCCTCCGTGGACAAGACCGCCGCAACGATCCCAGGCGATCACTACTTCGACCGGCCGACCGATACTCGCCCGCAGGTCGCTGACGTGATTTCCGAGTGGATCGGACAGCGGTTCCAGCTGTAG
- a CDS encoding helix-turn-helix domain-containing protein gives MSEHLSVASSTAHRLLATMQHRGFPGGYVDGREFDLVGQGAAVVARQPADLKHPAIQRFSISPALLAGRRRTGRSNCASNPRLSRRTCVMAVSHADRLCR, from the coding sequence GTGAGTGAGCACCTGTCGGTGGCCTCGTCCACGGCTCATCGGCTGCTGGCGACGATGCAGCATCGCGGGTTCCCGGGTGGGTATGTCGATGGCCGCGAGTTCGACCTCGTCGGGCAAGGCGCTGCCGTCGTTGCACGACAACCAGCGGATCTCAAACATCCTGCGATTCAGAGATTCTCGATATCGCCAGCCCTCCTTGCGGGCCGCCGCCGCACCGGGCGTTCGAACTGCGCCTCGAACCCTCGGCTGTCTCGACGGACGTGCGTGATGGCAGTGAGCCATGCGGATCGTCTGTGTCGGTAG
- a CDS encoding ABC transporter substrate-binding protein: protein MRFLGAKVCGAAAILALAVTGCGGQPAAQERTTTGPAVSEADPAGHLRVGYFLPPRPVDPYTAPSTVAAYPYLTPLYDRLTQIVNGENGAVLAPMVATGWEFGPDGRSVTFTLRDDVTFSDGAVLDSTAVKASLERAMRLPGSTVSSFFSMVEGIDVVDPLRVTIRTNRPASDLPYVLSGVEGMLISPNAVNNPDLDVRPVGSGPYKLDTLRVGDSISYVRRDGYWDPSAQLPERITITGYADGNARINALRSGQIDLAYVMPVDYTQASNLGRGYGFYSYPPSTEYVVNVNTNSADMARPEVRQAMNFAIDREGINKSIMHGQCTPNPQAATPGTVGYLEEPPIRYDFDPERARQILESAGAGSLEIDMMAPSRVSPVVELATAVRSQLEDIGIKVNYQEVDQAEMNARFAQGDAYDAVLNGRVPRASSLQSFQYWYRTPQLFPGPRPAGFDETLDRAFDPALTEDQRTQLLEDTASIATEQAMNVFICATPTQFAYSDKVIGATDMAMSRIQGVPDLRHVGVAK, encoded by the coding sequence GTGAGATTTCTAGGTGCAAAAGTCTGTGGTGCCGCTGCGATCCTTGCGCTCGCCGTCACCGGATGCGGCGGCCAACCCGCCGCGCAGGAGCGAACAACGACGGGACCCGCCGTCTCCGAAGCCGATCCGGCCGGGCACCTGCGGGTGGGCTACTTCCTCCCGCCGCGGCCGGTGGATCCCTACACGGCGCCCTCGACCGTTGCTGCATATCCGTACCTCACGCCGCTCTACGATCGTCTCACGCAGATCGTGAACGGTGAGAACGGAGCGGTGCTCGCCCCGATGGTCGCCACCGGGTGGGAATTCGGACCGGACGGCCGATCCGTAACCTTCACTCTCCGCGACGACGTCACGTTCTCCGATGGCGCGGTGCTCGATTCGACAGCGGTGAAGGCCTCGCTGGAGCGCGCCATGCGCTTACCCGGATCGACAGTTTCGAGCTTCTTCTCGATGGTCGAGGGCATCGACGTTGTGGATCCGTTGCGGGTAACGATACGGACGAACCGGCCTGCCTCGGATCTTCCGTACGTCCTGTCCGGCGTCGAGGGGATGCTCATCAGTCCCAACGCCGTGAACAACCCGGATCTCGACGTGCGGCCGGTCGGATCCGGCCCGTACAAGCTGGACACTCTGCGCGTAGGTGATTCGATCTCGTACGTGCGGAGGGATGGGTACTGGGACCCGTCCGCGCAGCTGCCGGAACGGATAACCATCACCGGTTACGCGGATGGCAACGCGCGCATCAACGCTCTGCGCTCCGGCCAGATCGACCTCGCGTACGTGATGCCCGTCGACTACACCCAAGCGTCGAATCTCGGTCGCGGATACGGCTTCTACTCCTACCCGCCCTCCACGGAGTACGTGGTGAATGTGAACACGAACTCTGCCGACATGGCGCGGCCGGAGGTTCGTCAGGCGATGAACTTCGCGATCGACCGGGAAGGTATCAACAAATCGATCATGCACGGTCAGTGCACGCCCAATCCGCAGGCCGCCACGCCGGGAACCGTCGGATACCTCGAAGAGCCGCCGATTCGATACGACTTCGACCCGGAGCGTGCCCGACAGATTCTCGAGTCGGCCGGTGCGGGCAGCCTCGAGATCGACATGATGGCGCCGTCGCGGGTCTCCCCGGTGGTTGAACTTGCGACCGCGGTGCGATCGCAGCTCGAAGACATCGGAATCAAGGTGAACTATCAAGAAGTCGATCAAGCGGAGATGAATGCCCGGTTCGCGCAGGGCGATGCGTACGACGCGGTCCTCAACGGCCGAGTGCCACGGGCGAGTTCGCTGCAGTCGTTCCAGTATTGGTACCGGACGCCCCAGCTGTTCCCCGGACCGCGTCCCGCCGGCTTCGACGAGACCCTGGATCGAGCGTTCGACCCGGCTCTGACCGAGGACCAGCGCACGCAACTCCTCGAGGACACCGCCTCGATCGCAACCGAGCAGGCAATGAACGTCTTCATCTGTGCGACCCCCACTCAGTTCGCCTATTCCGACAAGGTCATCGGAGCCACCGACATGGCGATGTCCCGAATCCAGGGAGTCCCTGACTTACGGCACGTCGGTGTGGCGAAGTAG
- a CDS encoding ABC transporter ATP-binding protein — translation MSIDVAGRLTSTHADAEPVLRVEGLSVDFVTDRGWTRVVDGVDLSVPAGSVVGVVGESGSGKTVTSLAAMGLLPAATSKVSGSIRVAGRELVGMTDRELADVRGTEVSMIFQEPRRSLDPAFSVGSQIAEVVRRHERVGRKAAWARAVEMLDAVGIDDAARRADAYPHEFSGGMCQRVMLAIAMVCRPKLLIADEPTTALDVTVQAQMLDLMREVQQQFEVAILFITHDLGVVAQMCDAVNVMYAGQVIESAPVEDLFLSPQHPYAQGLLDAIPDHRDRSAPLQAIAGAVPAPWDWPDSCRFAPRCPHAGPECEAGPVPLAGAAAESTRAVRCVRANDLVLEGITG, via the coding sequence ATGAGTATCGATGTCGCTGGCCGATTGACGTCGACGCACGCTGATGCGGAGCCGGTGTTGCGGGTCGAGGGACTGTCGGTGGACTTCGTCACCGATCGTGGATGGACCCGGGTGGTCGACGGAGTCGACCTGTCGGTACCGGCGGGATCGGTGGTCGGTGTCGTCGGGGAATCCGGGTCCGGCAAGACGGTGACGTCACTCGCCGCGATGGGATTGCTGCCGGCGGCGACGTCGAAGGTGTCGGGGTCGATCCGAGTGGCCGGCCGTGAGCTGGTCGGCATGACCGATCGTGAGCTGGCGGATGTGCGCGGCACCGAAGTGTCGATGATCTTTCAGGAGCCCCGACGTAGCCTGGACCCGGCCTTCTCTGTCGGGTCGCAGATCGCGGAGGTCGTGCGCAGGCACGAACGGGTGGGTCGGAAGGCCGCCTGGGCGCGCGCGGTGGAGATGCTCGACGCCGTGGGGATCGACGACGCGGCGCGGCGCGCCGATGCCTATCCGCACGAGTTCTCCGGTGGGATGTGTCAGCGGGTGATGCTGGCGATCGCAATGGTGTGCCGACCGAAACTGCTGATCGCCGACGAGCCGACCACCGCCCTGGACGTCACCGTGCAGGCGCAGATGCTCGATCTGATGCGAGAGGTGCAGCAGCAGTTCGAGGTTGCGATCTTGTTCATCACCCACGATCTCGGCGTCGTCGCGCAGATGTGTGACGCCGTCAATGTGATGTACGCCGGACAGGTGATCGAGTCCGCACCGGTCGAGGATCTGTTTCTGTCCCCGCAGCACCCCTACGCCCAGGGCCTGCTCGATGCGATTCCGGATCACCGGGACCGGTCGGCTCCGCTGCAGGCGATCGCGGGAGCGGTACCCGCACCGTGGGACTGGCCGGATTCGTGCCGGTTCGCGCCGAGATGCCCCCATGCGGGTCCGGAATGCGAAGCCGGCCCCGTTCCACTCGCGGGTGCCGCAGCCGAGTCCACGCGGGCGGTGCGATGTGTACGCGCGAATGATCTGGTGTTGGAAGGGATCACGGGATGA
- a CDS encoding ABC transporter ATP-binding protein yields MSPLLEVSDLVKTYPVKRNLLGRVRERTTVTDHVSFTVERGETVGIVGESGAGKSTVGRLALRLIEPDSGSIVFDGRDVRGLSRAELREFRQRAQMIFQDPFSSLDPHMTIREAVGEPLTIHRGLKGIERDAAVTALLARVGLRADQLDKYPREFSGGQLQRIAIARALTTEPDFIVCDEPVAALDVSIQAQVLNLLIDLQRERGLAYVFVSHDLSLVRFLAHRVAVMRKGVIVEMGPTEQVFTDPQHAYTKTLLEAIPDPRAHFLGRRAEADAGRAASAMVGTAKES; encoded by the coding sequence ATGAGCCCGCTGCTGGAAGTATCGGATCTCGTCAAGACCTATCCGGTGAAGCGGAACCTGCTCGGTCGGGTGCGTGAACGTACCACGGTGACCGACCATGTCTCCTTCACCGTCGAGAGGGGAGAGACCGTCGGGATCGTAGGGGAATCCGGTGCAGGCAAGTCCACCGTCGGCCGTCTTGCCCTGCGACTGATCGAACCGGACTCGGGATCGATCGTGTTCGACGGCCGCGATGTTCGCGGTCTGTCCAGGGCGGAGCTGCGCGAGTTCCGGCAACGGGCTCAGATGATCTTCCAGGATCCGTTCTCGTCTCTCGACCCCCATATGACCATCCGCGAGGCGGTCGGTGAGCCGCTCACGATCCACCGCGGTTTGAAGGGGATTGAACGCGACGCCGCGGTGACCGCCTTGCTGGCGCGGGTCGGGCTGCGGGCCGACCAGCTCGACAAGTATCCGCGTGAGTTCTCGGGCGGCCAGTTGCAGCGCATCGCGATTGCGCGAGCGCTGACCACCGAGCCGGATTTCATCGTGTGTGACGAACCCGTTGCGGCACTGGATGTCTCGATCCAGGCGCAGGTGCTCAACCTGCTCATCGACCTGCAACGCGAGCGCGGACTGGCATATGTGTTCGTCTCGCACGACCTGTCGCTCGTGCGGTTCCTCGCGCACCGCGTCGCCGTGATGCGCAAGGGTGTGATCGTGGAGATGGGGCCCACCGAGCAGGTTTTCACCGATCCGCAGCACGCCTACACCAAGACCTTGCTGGAGGCGATCCCGGATCCGCGGGCGCACTTCCTCGGCAGACGAGCCGAAGCGGACGCGGGGCGTGCCGCGTCGGCGATGGTCGGCACCGCGAAGGAGTCCTGA
- a CDS encoding ABC transporter permease — protein MLTLIAKRIASAIPMLLFVSFFVYALVDLVPGDAATALAGDNASAEQIEQTRQALGLDQPLIVRYLDWLGGALTGDLGTSLYSTQSVVQIIAERLPVTLSLTFVTMLIVVAVGLPAGIAAAVRPNSWLDRGLTVLSSVAIAVPPFIVALALVIPLAILSPIFPATGYAMLTDGAGAWLQHLILPAIAIAAISAAELARQTRASLVDVLGRDFIRTARAKGLLQKAIIGKHGLKNAGVPIVTVLGLQVSRVLAGAVTVEFVFALPGLGTLAVSSVFSRDVPVILGIVMVCAVFIVVINVIVDATYGYLNPRVRV, from the coding sequence ATGCTGACCCTGATCGCAAAGCGGATCGCCTCGGCGATCCCGATGTTGCTGTTCGTCAGCTTCTTCGTCTATGCGCTCGTCGATCTCGTTCCGGGCGATGCGGCGACGGCGCTGGCCGGTGACAATGCCAGCGCCGAGCAGATCGAACAGACCAGGCAGGCGCTCGGGCTGGACCAACCGTTGATCGTGCGGTACCTCGACTGGCTCGGTGGGGCGCTGACCGGAGACCTGGGGACCTCGCTCTACAGCACTCAGTCGGTGGTGCAGATCATCGCCGAACGACTTCCGGTGACCCTCTCGCTGACGTTCGTGACGATGCTGATCGTGGTGGCCGTCGGACTGCCGGCGGGCATCGCCGCTGCGGTGCGCCCGAACTCGTGGTTGGACCGGGGGCTGACCGTACTCTCGAGTGTGGCCATCGCGGTGCCGCCGTTCATCGTTGCGCTGGCGTTGGTGATCCCGTTGGCAATCCTCAGTCCGATTTTCCCTGCCACCGGATACGCGATGCTCACCGACGGAGCAGGTGCGTGGCTGCAGCATCTGATCCTTCCGGCGATCGCGATCGCCGCCATCTCCGCTGCCGAACTGGCGCGACAGACTCGCGCCTCGCTCGTCGACGTGCTGGGCCGGGACTTCATACGCACTGCTCGCGCCAAAGGTCTGCTGCAGAAAGCGATCATCGGAAAACACGGCCTCAAGAACGCCGGCGTACCGATCGTCACGGTGCTGGGCCTGCAGGTCTCGCGGGTCCTTGCCGGTGCGGTGACGGTCGAGTTCGTCTTCGCGCTCCCGGGACTGGGCACACTCGCGGTGAGCTCCGTCTTCTCTCGCGACGTCCCGGTGATCCTCGGCATCGTCATGGTCTGCGCGGTGTTCATCGTGGTGATCAACGTGATCGTCGATGCCACCTACGGCTACCTCAATCCTCGCGTTCGCGTCTGA
- a CDS encoding ABC transporter permease has protein sequence MISTTDAAVTRPPNPFVHFWTTSRPLRLLRSNRLAMVALGFLVVVMLLAAFGGLLAPYDPNAQDLSNSFAPADGAHLLGTDLYGRDNLSRLLDAASVTFAAIVQAVGVAALLGIPFGLLAGLLGGWVGAVLSRISDALQSLPPLILAIAVVGILGPGLTNAMLAIGIVLAPSLFRLARGAAESVATETYIEACRALGCSQWRLLWRHVLPNAASPILVQLTFSAGVAIVAEASLSFLGLGVQAPQTSWGSMLRDAFDNVYTAPAALIAPAVMIVATVLALSTFGDGLRDALEGTGTTRKVRLLTRNR, from the coding sequence ATGATCAGCACGACCGATGCCGCGGTGACACGTCCGCCCAATCCCTTCGTCCATTTCTGGACCACCAGTCGCCCGCTCCGGTTGCTGCGGAGCAACCGGTTGGCGATGGTCGCCTTGGGATTCCTCGTCGTTGTGATGCTGCTGGCCGCGTTCGGCGGCCTGCTCGCACCGTACGACCCGAATGCGCAGGACTTGTCGAACAGTTTCGCCCCGGCCGACGGAGCGCACCTCCTCGGGACCGACCTGTACGGCCGCGACAATCTCAGCCGACTGCTGGACGCAGCGTCGGTGACGTTCGCGGCCATCGTGCAGGCCGTCGGCGTCGCCGCGCTGTTGGGAATCCCGTTCGGATTGCTCGCCGGATTGCTCGGCGGCTGGGTGGGGGCCGTGCTGTCGCGGATCTCCGACGCATTGCAGTCGCTGCCGCCCCTGATCCTGGCCATCGCCGTCGTCGGCATCCTCGGCCCGGGACTGACCAACGCGATGCTCGCCATCGGTATCGTGCTTGCGCCGTCACTCTTCCGTCTCGCCCGCGGAGCCGCCGAGTCTGTCGCCACCGAAACCTATATCGAAGCCTGTCGGGCACTGGGATGTTCGCAGTGGCGGCTGCTGTGGCGGCATGTGCTTCCCAACGCTGCGTCCCCGATTCTGGTGCAGCTCACCTTCTCCGCCGGCGTTGCGATCGTCGCCGAGGCATCGCTGAGCTTCCTCGGGCTCGGCGTGCAGGCGCCGCAGACATCCTGGGGCAGCATGCTGCGCGATGCATTCGACAACGTCTACACCGCTCCTGCCGCGCTGATCGCGCCTGCGGTCATGATCGTCGCAACCGTTCTGGCGCTTTCCACGTTCGGTGACGGCCTGCGCGACGCCCTCGAAGGCACCGGCACCACCCGCAAGGTCAGGCTGCTCACCCGAAACAGATAG
- a CDS encoding response regulator yields MISVLLVDDHLVVRAGLRALLDSQPDIEVTGEADTGEDAVALAADRAPDLMMMDLALGAGIDGVEAIRRIRAARPDQPVLVFTTYDTDADVVRALDAGAIGYLLKDSAPRDIFAAIRGAVVGQSVLSPPVAARVLDQMRRPDQALTAREAELLTLLAEGLTNKELGRRLFISEATVKTHLAHIYAKLGVDSRAAAVSIALRRDGIR; encoded by the coding sequence GTGATCTCCGTGCTGCTGGTGGACGACCACCTCGTGGTGCGCGCGGGGCTGCGCGCCCTGCTGGACTCGCAACCCGACATCGAGGTGACCGGCGAGGCCGACACCGGCGAGGACGCCGTCGCGCTCGCCGCGGACCGCGCACCGGATCTGATGATGATGGATCTCGCGCTCGGCGCCGGAATCGATGGGGTGGAAGCGATTCGACGCATCCGCGCCGCCCGGCCCGACCAGCCGGTGCTGGTGTTCACCACCTACGACACGGATGCCGACGTGGTGCGCGCACTCGACGCGGGCGCGATCGGCTACCTGCTCAAGGACTCCGCGCCGCGGGACATCTTCGCCGCGATCCGCGGCGCGGTCGTGGGCCAGAGCGTGCTGTCGCCGCCCGTCGCGGCCCGCGTGCTCGACCAGATGCGCCGACCCGACCAGGCCCTCACCGCACGCGAGGCGGAACTGCTGACCCTGCTGGCCGAGGGCCTGACGAACAAGGAACTGGGCCGGCGGCTGTTCATCAGCGAGGCCACCGTGAAGACCCACCTCGCCCACATCTACGCCAAGCTCGGCGTCGACTCTCGTGCCGCAGCCGTCTCGATCGCCCTGCGGCGGGACGGGATTCGCTGA
- a CDS encoding sensor histidine kinase produces MQDKSAFRGPIGVAIHLSFYVLLAASTARYLTYHGFGDRWVVIASLVAVLAALYMVVVVTSRRGAVWQPWVWPVLSTWVALVWLAPSFAWTAFPIFFLCTRAFPRWLAFLVVAALAVFTGIEFVSFSGRTEWAVFLAPLCTGALIVLAYGQVERDSAERERLLGELVTAQSRLAETEREAGVLSERERLAREIHDTVTQGLTSALLHLEAAEQVWEQPGPRAREEVHVATASLRENLAQTRDLVHYLSSPDLETQTLEAALLAAARGYVPSAQLRVIGEPAPLPSAVEHALLRITQSAVSNIRRHAHAQTVGVTLTYLPDAVALDIFDDGAGFDVGDRSGFGLTAMRKRVEALGGTFSVESAPGEGTVVAAQVPVGGAA; encoded by the coding sequence GTGCAGGACAAGTCGGCGTTCCGCGGACCGATCGGGGTCGCGATCCACCTCTCGTTCTACGTGCTGCTCGCGGCGTCCACGGCCCGCTACCTCACGTATCACGGGTTCGGCGACCGCTGGGTGGTCATCGCGAGCCTCGTCGCCGTACTCGCGGCGCTCTACATGGTGGTCGTGGTGACCTCGCGCCGCGGCGCGGTGTGGCAGCCGTGGGTGTGGCCGGTCCTGAGCACGTGGGTGGCACTGGTGTGGCTCGCGCCGAGCTTCGCGTGGACGGCGTTCCCGATCTTCTTCCTCTGCACCCGCGCGTTCCCGCGGTGGCTCGCGTTCCTGGTGGTCGCCGCGCTGGCGGTGTTCACCGGCATCGAGTTCGTGTCGTTCAGCGGGCGGACCGAATGGGCGGTGTTCCTGGCCCCGCTGTGCACGGGCGCCCTCATCGTCCTCGCCTACGGCCAGGTGGAGCGCGACAGCGCCGAACGGGAACGACTGCTCGGTGAACTCGTCACCGCCCAGTCCAGGCTCGCCGAGACCGAGCGGGAGGCCGGCGTGCTGTCCGAACGCGAACGGCTCGCGCGGGAGATCCACGACACCGTCACACAGGGACTCACCAGCGCGCTGCTGCATCTCGAGGCGGCCGAGCAGGTGTGGGAGCAGCCGGGGCCACGGGCGCGGGAGGAGGTCCACGTCGCAACGGCGTCGCTGCGCGAGAACCTGGCCCAGACCCGGGATCTGGTCCACTACCTGAGCTCCCCCGACCTCGAGACGCAGACGCTGGAAGCGGCGCTGCTCGCCGCCGCCCGCGGATATGTTCCGTCGGCGCAGCTTCGGGTGATCGGCGAACCGGCGCCGCTGCCGTCCGCCGTCGAGCACGCACTGTTGCGGATCACGCAGAGCGCGGTGTCGAACATCCGCCGGCACGCCCACGCGCAGACTGTGGGGGTGACCCTGACATACCTGCCCGACGCCGTCGCCCTGGACATCTTCGACGACGGCGCCGGCTTCGACGTGGGCGACCGCAGCGGATTCGGACTGACGGCGATGCGGAAGCGGGTCGAGGCGCTCGGCGGGACATTCTCGGTGGAGAGCGCACCCGGCGAGGGCACCGTCGTGGCCGCCCAGGTTCCGGTCGGGGGTGCGGCGTGA
- a CDS encoding GlcG/HbpS family heme-binding protein: MTTSLRLPRALAIAVPTVALLAAAACGSTDDAAAPPTAMEVAPAAVSSQQPGAADKGTVSANRLAVATAGRAAQAALAKCQADGLGYVTVSVVDRFGNVQAMLRGDNAAQHTVEASRAKGYTAAAFGANTSDLTGRAKGDGPTVADLPGTLFLPGGVTVNVGNASIAGIGVGGAPDGNADQACAAAGLAEIAGSLQ, translated from the coding sequence ATGACCACCTCCCTCCGCCTGCCCCGAGCCCTCGCGATCGCCGTCCCCACCGTTGCCCTGCTGGCCGCGGCCGCCTGCGGATCGACCGACGACGCTGCCGCTCCGCCCACCGCCATGGAGGTCGCGCCCGCCGCGGTCTCGTCGCAACAGCCCGGCGCCGCCGACAAGGGCACCGTCTCCGCGAACCGGCTGGCCGTGGCGACCGCCGGCCGCGCCGCGCAGGCCGCGCTCGCGAAGTGCCAGGCCGACGGCCTCGGCTACGTCACCGTCTCGGTGGTGGACCGCTTCGGCAACGTGCAGGCGATGCTGCGCGGCGACAACGCGGCCCAGCACACCGTGGAGGCGTCGCGGGCCAAGGGCTACACGGCCGCCGCGTTCGGTGCGAACACCAGCGACCTCACCGGCCGCGCGAAGGGCGACGGCCCGACCGTTGCTGACCTGCCCGGCACGCTGTTCCTGCCCGGTGGTGTCACGGTGAACGTGGGTAACGCGTCGATCGCCGGCATCGGGGTGGGCGGTGCGCCCGACGGCAACGCCGACCAGGCCTGCGCCGCAGCCGGACTCGCCGAGATCGCCGGGAGCCTGCAGTGA
- a CDS encoding amidase has translation MTDDPRIHTFGDDALGDLDATGVAARIAAGEVSSREVVQAAIDRAEKVQGRLNGIQARDFERALKLSDTPRRGVFAGVPTIVKDNVDVVGLPTGQGSAAFTPAPADRNSDFVDQFLSTGSVSIGKSRLPEFGFSASTEYSDADPVRNPWNPEYSSGASSGGSAALVASGALPFAHANDGGGSIRIPAAACGLVGLKPTRGRTIPDATDKTMPIRIVTQGAISRSVRDTARFYAAAEQYYRNPKLPPIRLVEGPAATRLRVGVIADSVTAVPTDDETRKSVASTADLLDELGHHVEEASLPVGEDFMRDFKLYWGFLSFAILAGGKRMFGPTFDPKKTDNLSRGLDAMYRKHMVETPRMLYRLRRTARTYSRAFQKYDVVLSPVLGHTTPKLGYLSPAQDFDTLFERLVTYASFTPLNNASGGPAISLPLHRTSNGLPLASHFSANHGDERTLLELAFELEAARPWARIQDPD, from the coding sequence ATGACCGATGATCCGCGGATCCACACATTCGGTGACGACGCCCTCGGCGACCTGGACGCGACCGGCGTCGCCGCCCGCATCGCGGCCGGTGAGGTGTCGTCACGGGAGGTCGTGCAGGCGGCCATCGACCGCGCCGAGAAGGTCCAGGGCAGGCTGAACGGTATCCAGGCCCGCGACTTCGAGCGAGCCCTGAAGCTGTCCGATACCCCGCGCCGCGGCGTCTTCGCCGGTGTACCGACGATCGTCAAGGACAACGTCGACGTCGTGGGGCTGCCCACCGGGCAGGGCAGTGCCGCGTTCACCCCCGCCCCCGCCGACCGCAACAGCGACTTCGTGGACCAGTTCCTGTCGACGGGCTCCGTCTCCATCGGCAAGAGCCGGCTGCCCGAGTTCGGGTTCAGCGCCTCCACCGAGTACTCCGACGCCGATCCGGTCCGGAACCCGTGGAACCCCGAGTACTCGTCCGGTGCGTCGTCCGGCGGTTCGGCGGCGCTCGTGGCGTCCGGCGCTCTACCCTTCGCGCACGCGAACGACGGGGGCGGCTCCATCCGAATTCCCGCTGCGGCATGCGGGCTCGTCGGTCTGAAGCCGACCCGCGGCCGCACCATCCCCGATGCGACCGACAAGACCATGCCGATCCGGATCGTCACGCAGGGCGCCATCAGCCGCTCGGTGCGCGACACCGCCCGCTTCTACGCCGCGGCCGAGCAGTACTACCGGAACCCGAAGTTGCCGCCGATTCGCCTGGTGGAGGGTCCGGCCGCAACGCGGCTGCGGGTCGGCGTGATCGCCGACTCGGTGACCGCGGTGCCCACCGACGACGAGACGCGCAAGTCCGTGGCATCCACCGCCGATCTGCTCGACGAACTCGGCCACCATGTCGAGGAGGCGTCGCTGCCGGTCGGCGAGGACTTCATGCGCGACTTCAAGCTGTACTGGGGCTTCCTGTCCTTCGCGATCCTCGCCGGCGGGAAGCGGATGTTCGGACCGACGTTCGATCCGAAGAAGACCGACAATCTCAGCCGCGGACTGGATGCGATGTACCGCAAGCACATGGTCGAGACACCCCGCATGCTGTACCGGTTGCGGCGCACGGCCCGCACCTACTCCCGAGCGTTCCAGAAGTACGACGTCGTGCTCTCCCCGGTCCTCGGACACACCACCCCCAAGCTCGGGTACCTCTCCCCCGCACAAGATTTCGACACACTGTTCGAGCGCCTGGTGACCTACGCCTCGTTCACCCCGCTCAACAACGCCTCCGGCGGACCGGCCATCTCCCTCCCACTGCACCGGACGTCGAACGGTCTGCCCCTGGCCTCGCACTTCTCCGCGAACCACGGCGACGAGCGCACCCTCCTCGAACTCGCCTTCGAACTCGAGGCCGCCCGGCCCTGGGCCCGGATCCAGGACCCCGACTGA